From the Leifsonia sp. AG29 genome, one window contains:
- a CDS encoding sensor histidine kinase: MSRIQKERDRLLATTARTVGLTATATAALCLSVPGTIPLPLYLASLVLVVCLGYAQWQLVTLLRLTVWMWVIVVAGLGLILLNVLPLRPLGPSAISAVGIVGAAGIACVSVLGTTSRARVLLLAVSGLGTLIVLSATLFLTGSRVVEPVLFTLAGWVALTATGIWLSRTVPRTLKRISTMSRAYRVERQASETEARRRRGARLLHDTVLATLTLLAHAGVGVSAGAMREQAAEDAALLRQLRLGFTPDPARSGDYRLKPVEESALGNTLESVKQRFKRIGLEVNWHGAGQVFLQSDVLDAFLLALGECLENVRRHSGVKEAHVTITDDETTVRAMVTDAGKGFDVSAITEGRLGYTESIVARLRDVGGNARLFSSPGSGTTVVLEVPK; this comes from the coding sequence ATGTCGCGCATCCAGAAGGAGCGTGATCGTCTTCTCGCCACCACCGCCCGCACGGTCGGCCTCACCGCGACTGCGACCGCGGCGCTGTGCCTGAGCGTGCCGGGCACCATCCCGCTCCCCCTGTACCTGGCCTCCCTCGTCCTGGTCGTCTGCCTGGGGTACGCCCAGTGGCAGCTCGTCACCCTGCTCCGGCTGACGGTCTGGATGTGGGTCATCGTCGTCGCGGGTCTCGGCCTGATCCTGCTGAACGTGCTCCCCCTCCGCCCGCTCGGCCCGTCGGCGATCAGCGCCGTCGGCATCGTCGGCGCCGCCGGGATCGCCTGCGTCTCCGTGCTCGGGACGACCTCGCGGGCCCGCGTCCTCCTCCTCGCCGTCTCGGGACTCGGCACCCTGATCGTCCTCTCGGCGACGCTCTTCCTCACCGGCTCGCGCGTGGTGGAGCCCGTGCTCTTCACCCTCGCCGGCTGGGTCGCCCTCACCGCGACGGGCATCTGGCTGTCGCGGACCGTCCCGCGCACCCTCAAGCGCATCTCGACCATGAGCCGGGCGTACCGGGTCGAGCGCCAGGCGAGCGAGACGGAGGCGCGCCGTCGCCGCGGTGCGCGCCTCCTGCACGACACGGTCCTGGCGACCCTCACCCTGCTGGCCCACGCCGGTGTCGGCGTGAGCGCGGGCGCCATGCGCGAGCAGGCCGCGGAGGACGCCGCCCTGCTGCGGCAGCTCCGCCTCGGCTTCACCCCCGACCCGGCCCGCTCGGGCGACTACCGGCTGAAACCCGTGGAGGAGTCCGCGCTCGGCAACACGCTCGAGTCCGTCAAGCAGCGGTTCAAGCGGATCGGCCTCGAGGTCAATTGGCACGGCGCCGGTCAGGTGTTCCTCCAGAGCGACGTGCTCGACGCCTTCCTCCTCGCCCTCGGCGAGTGCCTCGAGAACGTGCGCCGCCACTCGGGCGTGAAGGAGGCCCACGTGACGATCACCGACGACGAGACGACCGTGCGGGCGATGGTGACCGACGCCGGCAAGGGGTTCGACGTGTCCGCGATCACGGAGGGCAGGCTCGGCTACACGGAGTCGATCGTCGCGCGCCTCCGCGACGTCGGCGGGAACGCCCGGCTCTTCTCCTCACCGGGAAGCGGGACGACAGTGGTCCTGGAGGTTCCGAAGTGA
- the metX gene encoding homoserine O-acetyltransferase MetX yields MEWQTSADTAPSSFITDAQARSLLGKPPASGAWKESDPVGGRQFAGIGAFSFESGETLPYVRIAYETWGRLNDARDNAVLVLHALTGDSHAAGAAGPGHPTAGWWQGIIGPGLAIDTDRFFVVAPNMLGGCQGTTGPASIAPDGSEWGPRFPFTTIRDQVNAQAAFSDVIGIEHWAAVVGGSMGGMQALEWAVGFPERVERLALLAAPPFSTADQIALNSVQLEAVRTDPLFADGYYYDAKDGEGPHRGLALARRMALLNYRSPSELNERFERAWQSGISPLGGGGRFAVESYLDFHGNKFTRRFDANSYLTLVQAMNSHDVGRGRGGVAAALSRVTARTLVVGIDSDRLFPLEGQELIASHLPDTLDGRVPFVIRSDFGHDGFLIEDGAVGGQLRRLLAD; encoded by the coding sequence ATGGAGTGGCAGACATCCGCCGACACGGCGCCGTCGAGTTTCATCACCGACGCCCAGGCGCGCTCGCTCCTCGGCAAGCCGCCCGCGAGCGGCGCCTGGAAGGAGTCCGATCCGGTCGGGGGCCGGCAGTTCGCCGGCATCGGCGCGTTCTCCTTCGAGAGCGGTGAGACCCTCCCCTACGTCCGGATCGCGTATGAGACCTGGGGGCGGCTCAACGACGCCCGCGACAACGCCGTGCTCGTCCTCCACGCGCTCACCGGCGACAGCCATGCGGCCGGCGCCGCGGGCCCCGGTCACCCGACGGCCGGCTGGTGGCAGGGCATCATCGGGCCCGGCCTCGCGATCGACACCGACCGCTTCTTCGTCGTCGCGCCGAACATGCTCGGCGGCTGTCAGGGCACCACGGGCCCGGCATCGATCGCGCCCGACGGCAGCGAGTGGGGTCCGCGGTTCCCGTTCACCACCATCCGCGACCAGGTGAACGCCCAGGCGGCCTTCTCGGACGTCATCGGCATCGAACACTGGGCGGCCGTCGTCGGCGGGTCGATGGGGGGCATGCAGGCGCTCGAGTGGGCGGTCGGCTTCCCGGAGCGGGTGGAGCGCCTCGCCCTGCTGGCCGCGCCTCCCTTCTCGACCGCCGACCAGATCGCGCTCAACTCGGTCCAGCTGGAGGCGGTGCGCACCGACCCGCTGTTCGCCGACGGCTACTACTACGACGCCAAAGACGGCGAGGGTCCCCACCGCGGCCTCGCCCTCGCCCGGCGCATGGCCCTGCTGAACTACCGGAGCCCCTCCGAGCTGAACGAGCGGTTCGAGCGCGCCTGGCAGAGCGGGATCAGCCCACTCGGGGGCGGCGGCCGGTTCGCCGTCGAGTCCTACCTCGACTTCCACGGCAACAAGTTCACGCGCCGCTTCGACGCCAACAGCTATCTGACGCTCGTGCAGGCGATGAACTCGCACGACGTCGGGAGGGGGCGGGGAGGCGTCGCCGCGGCCCTGTCTCGCGTCACCGCCCGCACGCTCGTCGTGGGGATCGACAGCGACCGGCTCTTCCCGCTGGAGGGCCAGGAGCTCATCGCCTCCCACCTCCCGGACACGTTGGACGGTAGAGTTCCCTTCGTGATCCGGTCCGACTTCGGTCACGACGGGTTCCTGATCGAGGACGGGGCCGTCGGCGGACAGCTGAGACGGTTGCTCGCGGACTGA
- a CDS encoding potassium channel family protein, with protein sequence MADDEKRLRWERATAWPGIAASALFLVVYTWQVLDQSKPPTLAAALLVVIVAIWSFFAVDYVVRITLASDKWLFVRKNPIDLLSVLLPAARPFRLITGLRHLRGLRGNTPSHLRRRVIIIAALAVLMFIYVISLAELQAERDAPGANIKSFGDALWWAAVTMATVGYGDYYPVTVTGRLLAVVLMIGGIAVVGTSSATIVSYLAERTQTLRIARRNDEEGEDPPGDEREP encoded by the coding sequence ATGGCCGACGACGAGAAGAGGCTGCGCTGGGAGAGGGCCACGGCGTGGCCCGGCATCGCCGCCAGCGCGCTGTTCCTCGTCGTCTATACCTGGCAGGTCCTCGACCAGAGCAAGCCGCCCACGCTGGCGGCGGCCCTCCTGGTCGTGATCGTCGCGATCTGGAGCTTCTTCGCCGTCGACTACGTGGTCCGGATCACGCTGGCGAGCGACAAGTGGCTGTTCGTCCGGAAGAACCCGATCGACCTCCTCTCGGTGCTCCTCCCCGCGGCCCGGCCCTTCCGCCTGATCACCGGCCTCCGCCACCTCCGCGGGCTGCGCGGGAACACGCCGTCCCACCTGCGCAGGCGGGTGATCATCATCGCGGCCCTGGCCGTCCTGATGTTCATCTACGTGATCTCGCTGGCCGAGCTGCAGGCGGAGCGCGACGCGCCGGGCGCCAACATCAAGAGCTTCGGAGACGCCCTCTGGTGGGCGGCGGTCACGATGGCGACGGTCGGCTACGGCGACTACTACCCGGTGACGGTGACCGGGCGGCTCCTGGCGGTGGTGCTGATGATCGGGGGGATCGCCGTGGTCGGCACCTCGAGCGCCACCATCGTCTCCTACCTCGCGGAGCGCACCCAGACGCTGCGCATCGCGAGGAGGAACGACGAGGAGGGCGAGGATCCGCCCGGCGACGAGCGCGAACCGTAA
- a CDS encoding SDR family oxidoreductase: MSRRVVVTGASSGIGAATVRLFRERGWDAVGVARREDRLRELADETGADVFAADLTKQDDVDALRDHLRGLGPVHALVNNAGGALGLDSVEGSSVDDWLWMYDINVIGTKRVISALLPLLREGARESGHADIATVTSIAGHTAYAGGGGYNAAKFAEHALTEVLRLELNGEPIRVVEVAPGMVATEEFSLVRFGGDKARRDAVYEDVPEPLTAEDVAETIVHALTLPPHVDLDLIVVKPVAQAAPYRLHKGELRVRD; encoded by the coding sequence ATGAGCAGACGTGTGGTCGTGACAGGGGCGAGTTCGGGGATCGGCGCGGCGACGGTGCGCCTGTTCCGGGAGCGCGGCTGGGACGCGGTGGGGGTCGCCCGCCGCGAGGACCGGCTCCGCGAGCTCGCCGACGAGACCGGCGCGGACGTCTTCGCGGCAGACCTGACGAAGCAGGACGACGTGGACGCGCTGCGCGACCACCTCCGCGGACTCGGCCCGGTCCACGCGCTCGTGAACAACGCGGGAGGTGCGCTCGGCCTGGACTCGGTGGAGGGGTCCAGCGTCGACGACTGGCTGTGGATGTACGACATCAACGTGATCGGCACCAAGCGGGTCATCTCCGCGCTGCTCCCCCTGCTCCGCGAGGGTGCGCGCGAGTCCGGCCACGCCGATATCGCCACCGTCACCTCGATCGCCGGCCACACCGCCTACGCCGGCGGCGGCGGGTACAACGCCGCGAAGTTCGCCGAGCACGCGCTCACCGAGGTGCTGCGTCTCGAGCTGAACGGCGAGCCGATCCGCGTCGTGGAGGTGGCGCCCGGGATGGTGGCGACCGAGGAGTTCTCCCTGGTTCGCTTCGGCGGCGACAAGGCGCGGCGCGACGCCGTCTACGAGGACGTCCCGGAGCCGCTCACCGCGGAGGACGTCGCCGAGACGATCGTCCACGCGCTGACCCTCCCTCCCCACGTCGACCTCGACCTGATCGTCGTCAAGCCGGTCGCTCAGGCGGCGCCGTACCGGCTGCACAAGGGCGAGCTCCGGGTCCGGGACTGA
- a CDS encoding bifunctional o-acetylhomoserine/o-acetylserine sulfhydrylase, with translation MTDAADWQFETKQIHSGAAPDPVTNARATPIYQTTSYVFNNAEHAKNLFALAEFGNIYTRIQNPTQAVVEERVAALEGGTGALLVASGQAAETFAVLNIAQAGDHIVSSSSIYGGTYNLFKYTLAKLGIETTFVENQDDPEEWRRAVRPNTKLFFAETIGNPKINILDIRLVADVAHESGVPLIVDNTIATPYLIRPFEHGADIVVHSATKFLGGHGTVIGGIIVDGGRFEWSKNVERFPGLTEPDPSYHGASYTAAVGDGLAYIIKARVQLLRDLGSAIAPASAWQLIQGIETLSLRVERHTQNAQEIAEFLEGHPDVASVNYSGLPTSPWYAAANTYAPKGVGAVLSFELKGGVDAGRALVDNLSLFSHLANIGDVRSLVIHPASTTHSQLTPEQQLTAGVTPGLVRLSVGLENVDDLKADLTAGLEAARSVVEAARA, from the coding sequence ATGACCGACGCCGCCGACTGGCAGTTCGAGACCAAGCAGATCCACTCGGGCGCTGCGCCCGACCCGGTCACGAACGCCCGGGCCACCCCGATCTACCAGACCACCTCCTACGTGTTCAACAACGCCGAGCACGCGAAGAACCTCTTCGCGCTCGCCGAGTTCGGCAACATCTACACCCGCATCCAGAACCCGACGCAGGCCGTCGTGGAGGAGCGGGTCGCGGCTCTCGAGGGCGGCACCGGCGCTCTCCTCGTGGCCTCCGGCCAGGCGGCGGAGACCTTCGCCGTTCTGAACATCGCGCAGGCCGGAGACCACATCGTCTCCTCCAGCTCCATCTACGGCGGCACGTACAACCTCTTCAAGTACACGCTCGCCAAGCTCGGCATCGAGACGACGTTCGTCGAGAACCAGGACGACCCGGAGGAGTGGCGCCGCGCGGTCCGCCCCAACACGAAGCTGTTCTTCGCGGAGACCATCGGCAACCCGAAGATCAACATCCTCGACATCCGGCTGGTCGCCGACGTGGCGCACGAGTCCGGGGTGCCGCTGATCGTCGACAACACGATCGCGACGCCGTACCTGATCCGCCCGTTCGAGCACGGCGCCGACATCGTGGTCCACTCCGCGACCAAGTTCCTCGGCGGCCACGGCACGGTCATCGGCGGCATCATCGTCGACGGCGGCCGCTTCGAGTGGTCGAAGAACGTCGAGCGGTTCCCGGGCCTCACCGAGCCGGACCCGTCGTACCACGGGGCCAGCTACACGGCCGCGGTCGGCGACGGCCTCGCGTACATCATCAAGGCCCGGGTCCAGCTCCTCCGCGACCTCGGCTCGGCCATCGCGCCGGCGAGCGCCTGGCAGCTCATCCAGGGCATCGAGACGCTCTCGCTGCGCGTCGAGCGCCACACCCAGAACGCCCAGGAGATCGCCGAGTTCCTCGAGGGCCACCCCGACGTCGCCTCGGTGAACTACTCGGGCCTCCCGACGAGCCCCTGGTACGCCGCCGCGAACACCTACGCCCCCAAGGGCGTCGGCGCGGTGCTCTCGTTCGAGCTCAAGGGCGGAGTGGACGCCGGTCGAGCGCTGGTCGACAACCTGTCGCTGTTCAGCCACCTGGCCAACATCGGCGACGTGCGGAGCCTGGTGATCCACCCGGCCTCGACGACGCACTCGCAGCTCACCCCCGAGCAGCAGCTGACCGCCGGCGTCACGCCGGGCCTCGTCCGTCTCTCGGTCGGGCTCGAGAACGTCGACGACCTCAAGGCCGACCTCACGGCGGGTCTCGAGGCGGCGCGCTCGGTCGTGGAGGCCGCCCGCGCCTGA
- a CDS encoding nucleotidyltransferase domain-containing protein has translation MDAVLPAAVSEALTSFLLQQRRVAPGLVARAIVTGSAVRGDWRDGTSDIDVVFVVTRDPQDDLEALADLHARTEPRIDGVYLTESQLAKGPETVQTAPQTMEGVLVSALEGGQLTWMTWRELETGVQGIVDGGDVIWSPTSDRHPGTPQGLVAHSRQNLREYWSPIGDAVEEELASRAAESPVRPQTVQWIALGPARLLAAIETGEVISKTQAAAFAAGRWPEHADLLDRVVRHRAGEHQTFTVAEGRQAVELLRSCVEAGTSS, from the coding sequence ATGGACGCCGTTCTGCCCGCAGCCGTCTCGGAGGCGCTCACCTCGTTCCTGCTCCAGCAGCGGAGGGTGGCCCCCGGTCTCGTGGCCCGGGCCATCGTGACCGGTTCGGCCGTCCGCGGCGACTGGCGCGACGGCACCAGCGACATCGACGTGGTGTTCGTCGTCACGCGTGATCCCCAGGACGACCTGGAGGCGCTCGCCGACCTCCACGCGAGGACCGAGCCGCGCATCGACGGCGTCTACCTCACCGAGTCGCAGCTGGCCAAAGGACCGGAGACGGTGCAGACGGCCCCGCAGACCATGGAGGGGGTCCTCGTCTCCGCCCTGGAGGGCGGCCAGCTGACCTGGATGACCTGGCGCGAGCTCGAGACGGGGGTGCAGGGCATCGTCGACGGCGGGGACGTGATCTGGTCCCCGACCTCCGACAGGCACCCGGGGACGCCCCAGGGCCTCGTCGCGCACTCGCGGCAGAATCTCCGCGAGTACTGGAGTCCGATCGGCGACGCCGTGGAGGAGGAGCTGGCCTCCCGCGCCGCCGAGTCGCCGGTCCGGCCCCAGACCGTCCAGTGGATCGCTCTGGGGCCGGCTCGGCTGCTCGCGGCCATCGAGACCGGCGAGGTGATCAGCAAGACGCAGGCCGCCGCGTTCGCCGCGGGCCGCTGGCCCGAGCACGCGGACCTCCTCGACCGGGTGGTCCGGCACCGGGCCGGCGAGCATCAGACGTTCACGGTGGCGGAAGGACGGCAGGCCGTCGAGCTGCTTCGCAGCTGCGTCGAGGCCGGCACGTCCTCCTGA
- a CDS encoding MFS transporter — protein sequence MTSQKTVGTRRSASAIGVSAALIGWLALVELTSGILQGYYVPLISDIVKHLGIHDADYNWFEAAQLLLSALVLPVLAKLGDMFGHKRILLVATALTAVSSWALVFAGDFTTYLVAFALQGFYVVWLPLEVALIFDRGRRGGFAASQTRRAAGTLVVALEFGAILGAVAAGILFGALGGSVPLTLTIPAIAVTLVFFAILFGVPESEPLPGRGLDGIGFVLLAIALLLITSGLTFLRIDGVGTWWVWALIAAGVLALLPFGLWELRQPDPAIDLRVLRRPSLWPVQVTAGLIGISLLGAQAPLSTYAGTDPVNGYGLGLSAGQRSILIGAYLLSMIVGAILFPVVSARLSPRLTLIGASFLVAIGYLLFLPFHQETWQVVVNMVIAGAGSGALVGALPAAAAAAAPRGQTGVATAMTNTTKTIGGSFASAVFGVVLLTGAAAVTATAASLFGYMLVWTICGLGALAAAILLFFVPRLAFADAESDIGDSRITDER from the coding sequence ATGACCTCGCAGAAGACGGTCGGCACGCGACGGAGCGCCTCGGCGATCGGCGTCTCGGCCGCGCTCATCGGCTGGCTCGCGCTGGTCGAGCTCACCAGCGGCATCCTGCAGGGATACTACGTCCCGCTGATCTCCGACATCGTCAAGCACCTCGGCATCCACGACGCGGACTACAACTGGTTCGAGGCCGCCCAGCTCCTCCTGTCGGCGCTCGTCCTCCCCGTGCTCGCGAAGCTCGGCGACATGTTCGGGCACAAGCGGATCCTCCTCGTCGCGACAGCCCTCACAGCCGTCTCGAGCTGGGCGCTGGTCTTCGCCGGCGACTTCACGACCTACCTCGTGGCCTTCGCCCTGCAGGGCTTCTACGTGGTCTGGCTGCCGCTGGAGGTGGCGCTCATCTTCGACCGCGGGCGGCGGGGAGGCTTCGCCGCGTCGCAGACGAGACGCGCCGCCGGCACTCTCGTCGTCGCGCTCGAGTTCGGCGCGATCCTCGGAGCGGTGGCCGCGGGCATCCTGTTCGGCGCGCTGGGCGGCAGCGTGCCGCTCACGCTCACCATCCCGGCGATCGCCGTCACCCTCGTCTTCTTCGCGATCCTGTTCGGCGTGCCGGAGTCCGAGCCGCTGCCGGGGCGCGGCCTGGACGGCATCGGATTCGTGCTGCTCGCCATCGCCCTGCTGCTGATCACCTCCGGCCTGACGTTCCTGCGGATCGACGGCGTCGGCACCTGGTGGGTCTGGGCGCTGATCGCAGCCGGGGTCCTCGCGCTCCTGCCGTTCGGGCTGTGGGAGCTGCGGCAGCCGGACCCCGCGATCGATCTGCGCGTGCTGCGCCGCCCCTCCCTGTGGCCGGTCCAGGTCACCGCCGGCCTCATCGGCATCAGCCTGCTCGGCGCCCAGGCGCCGCTGAGCACGTACGCGGGCACCGATCCGGTCAACGGCTACGGTCTCGGCCTCTCGGCGGGCCAGCGCAGCATCCTCATCGGGGCGTACCTGCTCTCGATGATCGTCGGCGCGATCCTCTTCCCGGTCGTCTCGGCGCGGCTGTCCCCGAGGCTGACACTGATCGGCGCGTCCTTCCTCGTCGCCATCGGGTACCTCCTGTTCCTCCCCTTCCACCAGGAGACCTGGCAGGTCGTCGTCAACATGGTGATCGCGGGCGCCGGATCGGGGGCGCTCGTGGGTGCCCTCCCCGCCGCAGCGGCAGCGGCGGCTCCACGCGGCCAGACCGGCGTGGCCACGGCCATGACGAACACGACGAAGACCATCGGCGGCTCGTTCGCCTCCGCGGTGTTCGGCGTGGTGCTCCTGACCGGTGCGGCGGCGGTCACAGCGACAGCGGCGAGCCTCTTCGGCTACATGCTCGTGTGGACGATCTGCGGCCTCGGCGCGCTGGCGGCGGCGATCCTCCTGTTCTTCGTCCCGAGGCTGGCCTTTGCGGACGCGGAGTCGGATATTGGTGACAGCCGGATCACCGACGAAAGGTGA
- a CDS encoding phosphoribosyltransferase — protein sequence MGSGLDDSGTGVLAEAEREVLGWLEFGEAARHLAGDVVESGFEPDMVVAIARGGLLLAGAISYALGIKACGALNVEFYTGVDERLPEPVVLPPMLDSSALEAKRVLLVDDVSDSGRTLAMVVDLIAASGADVRTVCLYSKPRTVLEPDFVWRRTDRWITFPWSALPPVTSATH from the coding sequence ATGGGCAGCGGACTCGACGATTCTGGAACCGGGGTTCTCGCGGAGGCGGAACGGGAGGTGCTCGGCTGGCTGGAGTTCGGCGAGGCGGCCCGGCATCTCGCCGGTGATGTGGTCGAGTCGGGCTTCGAGCCCGACATGGTCGTCGCGATCGCGCGCGGCGGTCTGCTGCTCGCCGGTGCGATCTCGTACGCGCTCGGGATCAAGGCCTGCGGCGCGCTCAACGTGGAGTTCTACACGGGCGTCGACGAGCGCCTCCCCGAGCCCGTCGTCCTTCCGCCGATGCTCGACTCGTCGGCGCTCGAAGCGAAGCGCGTGCTGCTCGTCGACGACGTCTCCGACTCCGGCCGCACCCTGGCCATGGTCGTCGATCTCATCGCGGCCTCCGGCGCGGACGTGCGGACCGTGTGCCTGTATTCCAAGCCGCGGACGGTGCTCGAGCCGGACTTCGTCTGGCGGCGCACCGACCGCTGGATCACGTTCCCGTGGTCGGCGCTCCCGCCGGTCACCTCCGCCACGCACTGA
- a CDS encoding uracil-DNA glycosylase, which yields MAKTLDELAADGLMDPGWAAALQPVAGRIAAMGEFLRAEVEAGRGYLPAGGTVLRAFQAPLADVRVLIVGQDPYPTPGHPIGLSFAVERHVRPLPKSLQNIYRELRDDLGVAPPPHGDLSAWSRNGVMLLNRVLTVRPGEPASHRGKGWEAVTEHAIRCLVERGRPFVSILWGRDAATLKPLLDGNPVIESPHPSPLSASRGFFGSKPFSRANSLLERAGEKPVDWTLEP from the coding sequence GTGGCGAAGACGCTCGACGAGCTCGCCGCCGACGGCCTGATGGACCCGGGCTGGGCCGCCGCGCTGCAGCCGGTGGCCGGCCGGATCGCGGCCATGGGCGAGTTCCTGCGCGCCGAGGTGGAGGCGGGACGCGGCTACCTCCCCGCCGGCGGCACCGTGCTGCGTGCGTTCCAGGCGCCGCTTGCCGACGTGCGCGTGCTCATCGTCGGCCAGGACCCGTACCCGACGCCGGGCCACCCCATCGGCCTGTCGTTCGCGGTCGAGCGGCACGTGCGGCCGCTGCCGAAGAGCCTCCAGAACATCTATCGCGAGCTCCGGGACGATCTCGGGGTCGCGCCTCCACCGCACGGCGATCTGAGCGCCTGGTCGCGGAACGGCGTCATGCTGCTCAACCGGGTGCTGACCGTGCGCCCCGGCGAGCCCGCCTCGCACCGCGGCAAGGGCTGGGAGGCGGTCACCGAGCACGCGATCCGGTGCCTCGTCGAGCGGGGGCGCCCCTTCGTGTCGATCCTGTGGGGGAGGGACGCCGCCACGCTCAAGCCGCTCCTCGACGGCAACCCCGTCATCGAGTCGCCGCACCCGAGCCCGCTCTCGGCGTCGCGCGGGTTCTTCGGGTCGAAGCCCTTCTCGCGGGCGAACTCGCTGCTCGAACGCGCCGGCGAGAAGCCGGTCGACTGGACTCTCGAACCGTAA
- a CDS encoding GNAT family N-acetyltransferase, which yields MLEEEYQERRVLPRHLRKPAPAETPFDYAIREARPEDLPHIREIYNHYVANSTVTFDEDAMTLREWKSKYAYLKKLGMPFIVAESPTGQILGYALVSPWKQKRAYRFTVENSIYLGAASTGKGLGPVLMQELIDRSKAAGLKEMIAVIADKGAEASIKMHENFGFQEIGRMGRVGYKFDRWLGTVLLQKSLK from the coding sequence GTGCTTGAAGAGGAATACCAGGAGCGCCGCGTCCTCCCGCGGCACCTCCGCAAGCCCGCGCCCGCGGAAACGCCGTTCGACTACGCCATCCGCGAGGCGCGGCCGGAGGACCTCCCGCACATCCGCGAGATCTACAACCACTACGTCGCGAACAGCACCGTGACGTTCGACGAGGACGCGATGACGCTTCGCGAGTGGAAGAGCAAGTACGCGTATCTCAAGAAGCTCGGCATGCCGTTCATCGTGGCCGAGTCGCCGACCGGGCAGATCCTCGGCTACGCGCTCGTCTCGCCGTGGAAGCAGAAGCGCGCGTACCGCTTCACGGTGGAGAACTCGATCTACCTGGGCGCCGCCTCCACCGGCAAGGGCCTCGGCCCGGTGCTGATGCAGGAGCTCATCGACCGCTCGAAGGCCGCCGGCCTCAAGGAGATGATCGCGGTCATCGCCGACAAGGGTGCGGAGGCGTCGATCAAGATGCACGAGAACTTCGGCTTCCAGGAGATCGGCCGCATGGGCCGCGTCGGTTACAAGTTCGACCGGTGGCTCGGCACCGTGCTGCTGCAGAAGTCCCTCAAGTAG
- a CDS encoding DUF2781 domain-containing protein: MSTVSSRDTATGSAAARPVNLPLRKRGWDIFFIVMFSLFSITCIISDAIPTLGIPQTATTTNILAQWNYTYSSQYDPLYQHEALWLRFITGTSAFVYLPFYILLIVCLVKGFNWIQLFAVIYATMIISLTAIPIFGVEFFGPVGERTPNPVVFLLYNGPYVLVPLLLLIRMRKPLPFTRRF; this comes from the coding sequence GTGAGCACTGTCTCGTCCCGCGACACGGCCACGGGTTCCGCCGCCGCGCGGCCCGTCAACCTCCCGCTGCGCAAGCGCGGGTGGGACATCTTCTTCATCGTGATGTTCTCGCTGTTCAGCATCACGTGCATCATCAGCGATGCCATCCCGACGCTCGGGATCCCGCAGACCGCGACGACGACCAACATCCTCGCGCAGTGGAACTACACCTACTCGTCGCAGTACGACCCGCTCTACCAGCACGAGGCCCTGTGGCTGCGGTTCATCACCGGGACGAGCGCGTTCGTGTATCTGCCCTTCTACATCCTGCTCATCGTGTGCCTCGTGAAGGGCTTCAATTGGATCCAGCTCTTCGCGGTCATCTACGCGACCATGATCATCAGCCTCACCGCGATCCCGATCTTCGGCGTCGAGTTCTTCGGCCCGGTGGGGGAGCGAACGCCCAACCCCGTCGTCTTCCTGCTCTACAACGGGCCGTACGTGCTGGTGCCGTTGCTGCTCCTGATCCGCATGCGAAAGCCGCTGCCGTTCACACGGAGGTTCTGA